One window of the Niallia circulans genome contains the following:
- a CDS encoding YuzL family protein, whose product MARLKKNPSKAGVSAASVKGNAGPTVETDGGGKVNSQNNQYKKQ is encoded by the coding sequence ATGGCTCGTCTTAAGAAGAACCCTTCTAAAGCAGGAGTTAGTGCGGCAAGTGTAAAAGGCAACGCTGGTCCAACAGTTGAAACAGATGGTGGCGGAAAAGTTAACAGTCAAAATAATCAATATAAAAAGCAATAG
- a CDS encoding spore coat protein, translating into MDQQKPIQNPESQVPKTPQMNDRDFTNDMLSTEKYMTDAYSTALNEASNETFYQDLLSIFTETQNMQRELYDLMFQKGWYKLEAAEQQKIQQSYQQFKGYSNQFPYGNTTIQ; encoded by the coding sequence ATGGATCAACAAAAACCAATTCAAAATCCTGAGTCACAGGTTCCAAAAACACCGCAAATGAATGATCGCGATTTTACAAACGACATGCTTTCAACAGAAAAATACATGACGGATGCTTATTCAACAGCTTTAAATGAAGCCAGTAATGAAACATTTTATCAAGATTTATTATCCATTTTTACCGAAACACAAAATATGCAAAGAGAATTGTATGATTTAATGTTTCAAAAAGGATGGTATAAGCTTGAAGCTGCTGAGCAACAAAAAATCCAGCAATCTTATCAACAATTCAAAGGATACAGTAACCAATTTCCATATGGAAACACCACTATTCAGTAA
- a CDS encoding acyl-CoA dehydrogenase family protein, with protein MQKGGSFLTEQVTADAIFTPEDFTEEHEMIAEMTSEFVQKKVLPHLAEMENHQFTITKQLMEEAGELGLLSSDIPEPYGGLGLDKISTAIISEKMAVAGGFSVTHGAHIGIGSLPIVLFGNKKQKEKYLPDLAVGKKIASYALTEPSAGSDALSIKTTAVLNKEGTHYSLTGEKQWITNSGIADIFIVYAKVNTEHFTAFIVEKDFPGISIGKEENKLGIKSSSTCAVRFDQVEVPVENVLGEIGKGHLIALNILNIGRYKLGLGAIGASKEALKKTIAYTDKRVQFSVPLSHFPLTLEKYATMASYIYAAESTVYRTAGLLSTAMDEVDADIEWTIMAKIINEYVIECSLNKIFASEVLDMVVDECVQLHGGNGFMEDFDIARMYRDSRINRIFEGTNEINRLLIPPTLAKKSVKGEIPLLALAKMTEKEMLSFLPEEPDDKLLSQEKMLLSNTRKISYLLFGMMLKKYKEKLEEQQEIMVNLANIFNAVFAMDSCILRTEKAMGKNEQEEKQKILYTEIYCQEAFQQVITEAIDTLAYMLSGDELRLALSVLKKYTRYTPKPIIARKREAAKHLLTAGEYLG; from the coding sequence ATGCAAAAGGGTGGGAGTTTTTTAACGGAACAGGTCACCGCAGACGCAATTTTTACCCCAGAGGATTTTACAGAAGAGCATGAGATGATTGCAGAAATGACAAGTGAGTTTGTTCAGAAAAAAGTACTACCTCATTTGGCAGAGATGGAAAATCATCAATTTACAATAACAAAACAGCTGATGGAAGAGGCAGGGGAACTGGGTCTGTTAAGTTCAGATATCCCAGAACCATATGGTGGTTTGGGTTTAGATAAAATCAGTACAGCCATTATTTCAGAAAAAATGGCTGTTGCAGGCGGATTTTCTGTAACCCATGGGGCTCATATAGGGATTGGTTCATTACCAATTGTTTTATTTGGTAATAAGAAGCAGAAGGAAAAATATTTACCGGATTTAGCCGTTGGTAAAAAAATCGCCTCCTATGCGTTAACGGAGCCTTCAGCGGGATCCGATGCTCTTAGTATAAAAACAACAGCAGTTTTAAATAAGGAAGGGACACACTATTCACTTACTGGCGAAAAACAGTGGATTACCAATTCAGGAATTGCCGATATCTTTATCGTCTATGCAAAAGTAAACACAGAACATTTTACTGCATTTATTGTAGAAAAAGACTTTCCAGGTATTTCAATAGGGAAAGAAGAAAATAAATTAGGAATCAAGAGTTCTTCCACCTGCGCCGTTCGTTTTGATCAAGTAGAAGTACCAGTGGAAAATGTGTTAGGAGAGATTGGAAAAGGTCATTTAATCGCATTAAATATTTTAAATATTGGTCGCTATAAGCTTGGTCTGGGAGCAATTGGTGCTAGTAAAGAAGCATTAAAAAAGACGATTGCTTACACGGATAAGCGAGTGCAGTTTTCTGTTCCATTATCTCATTTTCCGCTTACGCTTGAAAAGTATGCAACAATGGCCTCCTATATTTATGCGGCAGAAAGCACTGTCTATCGTACAGCAGGATTACTGTCTACAGCAATGGATGAAGTAGATGCAGATATAGAATGGACGATAATGGCGAAAATCATAAATGAATATGTTATAGAGTGTAGCTTAAATAAAATTTTTGCATCGGAAGTATTAGATATGGTAGTAGATGAATGTGTGCAGCTACATGGTGGCAATGGATTTATGGAAGATTTTGATATCGCTAGAATGTATCGTGATTCACGTATCAACCGCATTTTTGAAGGAACAAATGAGATTAATCGCTTATTAATCCCTCCTACCTTGGCTAAAAAGAGTGTCAAAGGAGAAATCCCGTTATTGGCACTAGCAAAAATGACGGAAAAGGAAATGCTCTCCTTTCTACCGGAAGAGCCAGATGATAAGTTATTATCCCAAGAAAAGATGCTTCTTTCCAATACTAGAAAAATCAGTTACCTACTATTTGGAATGATGCTGAAAAAATATAAAGAAAAATTGGAAGAGCAGCAAGAGATAATGGTTAATCTAGCAAATATTTTTAATGCGGTATTTGCGATGGATTCTTGTATTCTAAGAACGGAAAAGGCAATGGGGAAAAATGAGCAAGAAGAAAAACAAAAAATATTATATACCGAAATATATTGCCAAGAGGCTTTTCAGCAAGTAATCACAGAGGCGATAGATACGTTAGCCTATATGCTAAGCGGTGATGAACTAAGATTAGCACTATCTGTATTAAAGAAATATACTAGATACACACCAAAGCCAATCATTGCAAGGAAAAGAGAGGCTGCCAAACATTTATTAACAGCTGGAGAGTATCTTGGGTAA
- a CDS encoding arsenate reductase family protein gives MKVTFYWYPKCSTCRKAKKWLDENHVSYEEVHIVDNPPSRALLEDLYKKSGLEIKKFFNTSGQKYRDLGLKDKMKEASDEELLDLLASDGMLIKRPLTTDGNKVTLGFKEEMFKESWA, from the coding sequence ATGAAAGTTACTTTTTATTGGTATCCAAAATGCTCAACTTGTCGCAAGGCGAAAAAGTGGCTGGATGAAAATCATGTGTCATATGAAGAAGTACATATTGTGGACAATCCTCCTTCTCGTGCGTTATTAGAGGATTTGTATAAAAAAAGTGGCCTTGAAATAAAGAAATTCTTCAATACTTCAGGTCAGAAATACAGAGATCTTGGATTAAAGGATAAAATGAAGGAAGCGTCGGATGAGGAATTATTAGATTTGCTTGCTTCTGATGGCATGTTAATTAAACGCCCTTTAACTACAGATGGAAATAAAGTAACATTAGGCTTTAAAGAAGAGATGTTTAAAGAAAGTTGGGCTTAA
- a CDS encoding toprim domain-containing protein, translating into MKKVIIVEGKSDKQKVEKIVREPVDIICTNGTIGVSKLDELLDELMDKDVYILVDADKSGDKIRKQFKRELPEAEFLYIDRKYKEVAASPECHLATLLLQADIEIEAKYLDTRMNGL; encoded by the coding sequence ATGAAAAAAGTAATCATTGTGGAAGGTAAATCAGACAAACAAAAAGTAGAGAAGATTGTGCGTGAACCAGTCGATATTATTTGCACGAATGGAACAATTGGAGTTTCAAAGCTGGATGAATTACTAGACGAGCTAATGGATAAAGATGTGTATATCTTAGTGGATGCTGATAAGTCAGGAGATAAGATAAGAAAACAGTTTAAACGAGAACTTCCGGAAGCAGAATTCCTTTATATAGATCGCAAATATAAAGAAGTTGCTGCCTCTCCTGAATGTCACTTAGCAACCCTATTATTACAAGCTGATATTGAGATTGAAGCAAAATATTTAGATACAAGGATGAATGGATTATGA
- the rodA gene encoding rod shape-determining protein RodA, which yields MSPKNSSKIDYTLVLILMLLCLTSLIAIYGANSSYVLKQVMYYVVGIGIIIGVIRLDSDQLKKLTWYLYAFGLFLLVLLILAPPSIAREINGAKSWFTLPGFSLQPSEFVKVFLVLALSRIIVDHQEKYIVKTIQSDFFLLFKIGAVTAFPLLLVMKQPDLGTSLVFLAIMLGMIFISGISWKILTPIFSSFAVIATAVLYLVIWHPDWITMYFGVKEYQMGRIYSWLDPYTYQSTTGYHLTQSLLAIGSGQTTGKGVGTSEVVLPENHTDFIFSVVGEEFGFIGASIIISLFFLLIYHITKVALETKNTFYTCMSVGIISMLCFHVFQNIGMTVGILPITGIPLPFISYGGSSLMGNMLSMGLIFSIRYHYKKYMFSSDE from the coding sequence ATGTCCCCAAAAAATTCATCGAAAATAGATTATACACTTGTTCTAATATTAATGCTTCTATGTTTAACTAGCCTTATTGCTATATATGGAGCAAACTCATCCTATGTGTTAAAGCAAGTTATGTATTATGTAGTTGGTATAGGTATTATTATTGGAGTAATTCGTTTAGATTCGGATCAGTTGAAGAAACTGACCTGGTATCTGTATGCTTTTGGTCTTTTCTTATTGGTATTGCTTATATTAGCACCGCCCAGTATTGCCCGAGAAATTAATGGTGCAAAAAGTTGGTTCACTTTACCTGGTTTTTCTCTGCAGCCTTCTGAGTTTGTAAAGGTATTTTTAGTACTGGCACTATCGAGAATCATTGTAGATCATCAGGAAAAGTATATAGTAAAGACGATACAAAGTGACTTTTTTCTCTTATTTAAAATTGGAGCTGTAACAGCATTTCCGCTTCTTCTTGTCATGAAGCAGCCTGATTTGGGAACCTCCTTAGTTTTTCTTGCTATTATGCTGGGGATGATTTTTATATCTGGTATTTCGTGGAAGATCTTGACGCCGATTTTTTCTAGTTTTGCTGTGATTGCAACAGCTGTCCTATACCTTGTTATTTGGCATCCAGATTGGATCACCATGTATTTTGGAGTGAAGGAGTATCAGATGGGAAGAATTTATTCCTGGTTAGATCCCTATACATACCAAAGTACAACGGGTTACCACTTAACCCAGTCTTTGCTTGCAATTGGTTCGGGCCAGACAACAGGAAAGGGTGTTGGCACAAGTGAAGTAGTGCTTCCAGAAAATCACACTGATTTTATTTTTAGTGTAGTCGGCGAGGAATTTGGCTTCATTGGAGCAAGTATTATCATTAGTTTATTTTTCTTGCTTATTTATCACATAACAAAAGTGGCCTTAGAAACAAAAAATACTTTTTATACATGTATGAGTGTAGGGATTATTAGTATGCTTTGTTTCCATGTTTTCCAAAATATTGGGATGACGGTAGGGATTCTTCCTATTACCGGGATACCACTTCCTTTTATAAGCTATGGAGGTAGTTCTTTGATGGGAAATATGCTTTCGATGGGATTGATTTTTTCCATTCGATATCATTATAAAAAATATATGTTTTCTAGTGATGAATAA
- a CDS encoding thioredoxin family protein, producing the protein MIDWNLDQWEKQVKDTDAAFLYLYTPLCGTCMVASKMLTVLHTMKPELNLGKMDLNYAPGLAAKYEVESVPCLVIMEKGELKEKVYRFESVPHLVEVIQNYIK; encoded by the coding sequence ATGATAGATTGGAACCTCGATCAATGGGAGAAGCAAGTAAAGGATACAGACGCTGCCTTTCTTTACTTGTATACTCCTCTTTGCGGTACGTGTATGGTTGCATCAAAAATGTTGACAGTATTGCATACAATGAAGCCAGAGTTGAATTTAGGAAAAATGGATTTAAATTATGCCCCCGGTTTAGCAGCAAAATATGAGGTAGAAAGTGTTCCCTGTCTAGTTATTATGGAAAAGGGGGAGTTAAAAGAAAAAGTATATCGCTTTGAATCAGTCCCTCATTTAGTAGAAGTTATCCAAAACTATATAAAATAG
- a CDS encoding SCP2 sterol-binding domain-containing protein: protein MQDWMKCFVEKLNRKESLKPLLRNASLSLVLTCQNESYYMELKNNRFSWRRMKGEDNPDIWLTGDMTSISLVMEGEILLREAKKNGSIQLEGSLRKILLLESVFFLSHSRSVPHTG, encoded by the coding sequence TTGCAGGATTGGATGAAATGTTTTGTAGAAAAGCTGAATCGGAAAGAATCGTTAAAACCATTATTACGAAACGCTTCGCTTTCCTTAGTGTTAACATGTCAAAATGAGTCCTATTATATGGAGCTTAAGAACAATCGCTTTTCATGGAGAAGGATGAAGGGTGAGGATAATCCAGATATATGGTTAACGGGGGATATGACTAGTATTAGCCTCGTTATGGAAGGCGAGATTCTTCTTAGAGAAGCGAAAAAGAATGGATCTATTCAATTAGAAGGCTCCTTAAGGAAAATCCTCTTACTTGAATCTGTGTTTTTCTTAAGCCATTCACGTTCAGTTCCCCACACTGGATAA
- a CDS encoding 3-hydroxyacyl-CoA dehydrogenase/enoyl-CoA hydratase family protein, whose translation MVKEIKSAAVIGSGVMGAAIAAQFLNAGISTVLLDIVPTKLLSEEIEAGLTLKDEVVRNRFGRLAIERMKLESPSPLTSLNNLAQLTIGNLEDDFDLLRESDWIVEAIIEDMQIKKGLFKKIDQYRKKGSIISSNTSGISINQMKENLSPDFQAHFLGTHFFNPPRYIKLLEIIPTKVTAPNVVKTISQFAEEELGKVVVKANDTPNFIANRIGSFAFLNIVKEMIKEDLTIEEVDQLTGPLIGRPKSATFHTLDMVGLDTFYQVIHNMQGKMNDTEEIEMYQIPALLEEMLKKKMLGRKVQKGFYRKTEEGLQVLDYHTWTYKNLTGTKKKADHRSLPLFLEEKNPKAQFLWKGIAPFLLYSAKMVGEISDSIYEIDQAVQSGFNWRNGPFRLWDELALKATVERMEKDSREIPGWIKEMLDQGFESFYKVINGVEHYYHQGKYLPIPKSVDQICIQEWKKQRGVLLSNDGASLMDIGDGVLLLELHSSNMSIGMDILVMIDKAIEKVELEAYKGLVIGSEKKNFSLGANLALMLLEAQNEDNVELQIAVRRFQQAMKRIKYCQKPVVAAPYQRTLGGGAEICLAANKVQASLETYLGLVETGVGLIPGGGGTTALYCNKWKENQQLLPEEMLQLTAEVFQTILTAKVATSAVQAKELGFLTERDGITNNDRFLLRDAKKAVLQLADEKFQAAKKEKIMVTGKMGYDFLMQEVDKLKKIGFISEYDAEIASNLAIVLTGGSVEFGALVEEDYLLNLEREAFIQLIQQQETQKRMLYLLQTGKPLTTKKE comes from the coding sequence ATGGTGAAAGAGATAAAATCAGCTGCGGTTATTGGTTCTGGAGTTATGGGGGCAGCGATTGCAGCACAATTTCTTAATGCAGGAATTTCTACGGTTCTGCTGGATATTGTACCAACTAAGTTACTATCCGAAGAAATAGAAGCAGGACTGACATTAAAAGATGAGGTTGTGAGGAATCGATTTGGCAGGCTTGCTATTGAAAGAATGAAGTTAGAATCCCCAAGCCCGCTTACATCTTTAAATAATTTAGCGCAACTAACAATTGGGAATCTAGAAGATGATTTTGACTTATTAAGAGAATCGGATTGGATTGTAGAAGCAATTATTGAAGATATGCAAATAAAGAAGGGGCTCTTTAAAAAGATAGATCAATACCGTAAAAAAGGATCTATTATCAGTAGCAATACTTCTGGTATATCGATTAACCAGATGAAAGAAAATCTTTCTCCAGATTTTCAAGCACATTTTTTAGGTACACACTTTTTTAATCCACCCCGTTATATTAAATTACTTGAAATCATTCCTACTAAAGTTACCGCCCCAAATGTTGTAAAAACCATCAGTCAATTTGCGGAAGAAGAATTAGGAAAGGTAGTAGTAAAAGCGAATGATACTCCTAACTTCATTGCAAATAGGATTGGCTCCTTTGCTTTTTTAAATATTGTGAAAGAAATGATAAAGGAAGATTTAACAATCGAAGAAGTTGATCAATTAACAGGTCCACTAATTGGTCGTCCGAAAAGTGCCACCTTTCATACATTAGATATGGTTGGTTTAGATACTTTTTATCAAGTAATTCATAATATGCAAGGGAAAATGAATGATACAGAAGAAATAGAGATGTATCAAATTCCTGCTTTATTAGAAGAAATGCTCAAGAAAAAAATGTTGGGCAGAAAGGTGCAAAAGGGATTTTACCGAAAAACGGAAGAAGGGCTGCAAGTTCTTGATTATCATACGTGGACATACAAAAATTTGACTGGAACAAAAAAGAAAGCAGATCATCGATCGCTTCCTCTATTCTTAGAAGAAAAAAATCCAAAAGCACAATTTCTCTGGAAAGGAATAGCCCCATTTTTACTATATTCAGCCAAAATGGTTGGGGAGATTTCCGATTCTATTTATGAGATAGATCAAGCTGTTCAGTCTGGATTTAATTGGAGGAATGGGCCGTTTCGTTTATGGGATGAACTAGCACTAAAAGCTACAGTAGAACGAATGGAAAAAGATTCACGGGAGATACCTGGATGGATTAAAGAAATGTTGGATCAAGGATTTGAATCTTTTTATAAAGTGATTAATGGAGTAGAACATTATTACCATCAAGGAAAATATCTGCCAATTCCAAAAAGCGTGGACCAAATATGCATACAAGAATGGAAGAAGCAAAGAGGCGTGCTTCTTTCCAATGATGGAGCAAGTTTAATGGATATTGGAGACGGAGTATTATTACTGGAATTACACAGCTCCAATATGAGCATTGGAATGGACATTCTTGTGATGATTGATAAGGCGATCGAAAAAGTAGAGTTAGAAGCATATAAAGGACTGGTTATTGGCAGTGAAAAAAAGAACTTTAGTCTTGGGGCTAATTTAGCTTTAATGCTATTAGAAGCTCAAAATGAGGATAATGTAGAGCTGCAGATAGCCGTCCGCCGTTTTCAGCAAGCAATGAAGCGCATAAAATATTGCCAGAAGCCAGTTGTAGCTGCCCCTTATCAAAGAACATTAGGAGGAGGAGCAGAAATTTGTCTGGCGGCAAATAAGGTGCAAGCATCGTTAGAAACGTATCTTGGACTAGTAGAAACAGGGGTAGGCCTTATCCCTGGCGGTGGAGGAACAACAGCCTTATATTGCAATAAATGGAAGGAAAATCAACAACTTTTACCAGAAGAAATGCTGCAGCTTACTGCAGAAGTATTTCAGACCATTTTGACTGCTAAGGTAGCTACCTCTGCCGTTCAAGCGAAAGAACTAGGCTTCTTAACAGAGAGAGATGGGATAACTAATAATGATCGATTTTTATTAAGAGATGCTAAAAAAGCGGTTCTACAATTAGCGGATGAAAAGTTTCAAGCGGCTAAAAAAGAAAAGATTATGGTTACAGGTAAAATGGGTTATGACTTCTTAATGCAAGAAGTTGATAAGCTCAAAAAAATAGGTTTTATCTCCGAATATGATGCCGAGATTGCCAGCAATCTTGCTATAGTTCTTACTGGTGGCAGTGTAGAATTTGGTGCATTAGTGGAAGAGGACTATTTATTAAATTTAGAGAGAGAAGCGTTTATCCAATTAATACAACAGCAGGAGACGCAAAAAAGAATGCTCTATCTATTGCAAACAGGAAAACCATTAACGACGAAAAAGGAATAA
- a CDS encoding DUF2573 family protein — MDEKFQEEFDSLLSNYTELLLGEENEELKEKVQVWMLYTYMSKNMPGLVKHWNAKFPDGKQTIVQIVSEIKKMNEIRKQNQK, encoded by the coding sequence TTGGACGAGAAATTTCAAGAGGAATTTGACTCCTTGTTGAGTAATTATACGGAATTACTTCTTGGAGAAGAAAATGAGGAATTAAAGGAAAAAGTGCAAGTATGGATGCTCTATACTTATATGTCCAAAAATATGCCAGGCTTAGTAAAGCATTGGAATGCTAAATTCCCTGATGGGAAACAAACAATTGTTCAAATTGTATCAGAAATTAAAAAAATGAATGAGATAAGAAAACAAAATCAAAAATAA
- a CDS encoding methyl-accepting chemotaxis protein: MKKRSIFRSLRTKMIVIIFFATLFSTMISFKLNEMILEAGVFPQEFSIFVNTVINLIFVTVIVALFTRRIIISPLKKLLYSIKKITEGELEIEIHKTSNDEIGQLTDAFILMKEFIRNLVQKVNETSEHINASAEKLTANTVETNHVSEQISAAIQSVAAGSEEQTKGMDFIVDSVAVVNNEIKDIAKNTEDMVKSTHNTVLKAKEGQAVVDNTVTQMSLIQNSVQESNDSIVLLQERSQEIGQFLNVITEIADQTNLLALNAAIEAARAGEAGKGFAVVAEEVRKLAEQSNQSAKQIAVLVSEIQKDTLSSVKTMKRVTEEVKDGINITNDTKEKFTIISESMLSMSQQMESILEAAHNISTNIVEVAGSVDQVSGIAKENSQNSMNVSEASQEQLAAMEEITSSTKSLAKIADDLVELTKTIHVEA; encoded by the coding sequence ATGAAGAAACGAAGTATTTTTCGCAGTTTACGTACAAAAATGATTGTCATTATCTTTTTTGCTACATTATTTAGCACCATGATATCCTTTAAGCTTAATGAGATGATTCTGGAAGCCGGCGTCTTCCCACAAGAATTCAGTATTTTTGTTAATACTGTCATTAATTTAATTTTTGTAACAGTGATTGTTGCATTATTTACACGAAGAATCATAATTTCTCCTCTTAAGAAATTATTGTATTCAATAAAGAAAATTACAGAAGGCGAATTAGAGATTGAAATTCATAAAACTTCTAATGATGAAATTGGCCAACTAACAGATGCGTTTATTTTGATGAAAGAGTTTATTCGCAACTTAGTACAAAAAGTGAATGAAACATCTGAACACATAAATGCTTCTGCCGAAAAGCTGACTGCTAATACAGTAGAAACAAACCATGTATCAGAGCAGATTTCAGCTGCCATTCAAAGTGTTGCTGCTGGTTCTGAAGAGCAGACAAAAGGAATGGATTTCATTGTTGATTCGGTTGCTGTTGTGAATAATGAAATTAAAGATATTGCGAAGAATACAGAAGATATGGTGAAAAGCACCCATAATACTGTATTGAAAGCTAAAGAAGGACAAGCAGTTGTTGATAATACTGTAACGCAAATGAGTTTAATTCAAAATTCAGTGCAAGAATCGAATGACTCTATTGTATTATTGCAAGAGCGTTCCCAGGAGATTGGTCAATTCTTAAATGTTATAACAGAAATTGCTGATCAGACAAATTTATTGGCATTAAATGCAGCCATCGAAGCTGCTAGGGCTGGTGAAGCAGGAAAAGGCTTTGCAGTAGTAGCAGAAGAAGTAAGGAAATTGGCAGAACAGTCCAATCAGTCCGCTAAGCAAATCGCAGTTCTAGTGAGTGAAATTCAAAAAGATACTCTATCTTCTGTTAAAACAATGAAACGAGTGACAGAGGAAGTAAAAGACGGCATTAATATTACCAACGATACTAAAGAAAAGTTTACGATAATTTCGGAATCAATGTTATCCATGAGTCAGCAAATGGAAAGTATTTTAGAGGCTGCACATAATATTTCTACGAATATAGTTGAGGTTGCAGGTTCGGTGGATCAAGTTAGTGGCATTGCTAAGGAAAACAGTCAAAATTCAATGAACGTGTCAGAAGCCTCTCAGGAACAATTGGCGGCAATGGAAGAAATTACTTCTTCTACTAAATCATTAGCTAAAATCGCAGACGATTTAGTGGAGTTGACGAAAACGATACATGTAGAAGCTTAA
- a CDS encoding amino acid ABC transporter ATP-binding protein, protein MISIKGLSKHFGDLQVLKDINLEVEKGKVIVVIGPSGSGKTTMLRCLNILEIPTSGHITIENKQLDFSTKVTKKAITDFRKLTGMVFQSYNLFPHKTAIENVMEGPITVKKQSKEKTRMKAADILNKVGLGDKIDFYPFQLSGGQQQRVGIARALAMEPEVMLFDEPTSALDPELVGEVLKVIKQLANEGMTMIIVTHEMKFAKEVADEVIFMDGGYIVEKGSPHEIFSEPQEARTRQFLQLIQ, encoded by the coding sequence ATGATTTCAATTAAAGGGTTGTCCAAGCACTTTGGCGATTTACAAGTATTAAAGGACATAAATTTAGAAGTGGAAAAAGGGAAAGTCATTGTTGTTATTGGTCCTTCAGGATCAGGAAAAACGACGATGCTTCGATGTTTAAACATATTAGAAATACCAACTAGTGGTCATATTACAATAGAGAATAAGCAATTGGATTTCTCGACGAAAGTAACGAAAAAGGCTATAACAGATTTTCGGAAATTAACAGGTATGGTTTTTCAAAGCTACAATCTTTTTCCCCATAAAACTGCCATTGAGAATGTGATGGAAGGTCCCATCACGGTGAAAAAGCAATCAAAAGAAAAGACAAGAATGAAAGCGGCAGATATACTAAATAAAGTAGGACTGGGGGATAAAATCGACTTTTACCCATTTCAACTGTCAGGCGGGCAGCAGCAGCGAGTTGGCATTGCCAGAGCGCTTGCGATGGAACCAGAAGTAATGTTATTCGATGAACCAACATCTGCGTTGGATCCAGAGCTTGTTGGAGAAGTTTTAAAAGTAATAAAACAACTTGCAAATGAAGGCATGACGATGATTATCGTTACACATGAAATGAAATTTGCGAAAGAAGTTGCGGACGAAGTGATTTTCATGGATGGTGGCTATATTGTAGAGAAAGGTAGCCCTCATGAAATCTTTTCTGAGCCACAAGAAGCAAGGACGCGACAATTTCTTCAATTAATTCAATAA
- the gcvH gene encoding glycine cleavage system protein GcvH, which produces MAVPKDLRYSKEHEWVKVEGDNARVGITYFAQSELGDIVFVELPEVGDEVTANEPFGSVESVKTVSELYAPISGKVVEVNEELSDNPEFVNESPYEKAWMVVIEPSDKADIEELMSAEQYEEMTNEG; this is translated from the coding sequence ATGGCAGTACCAAAGGATTTGCGATATTCAAAAGAACATGAATGGGTAAAAGTTGAAGGAGATAACGCACGTGTAGGTATTACATATTTTGCACAATCTGAATTAGGCGATATCGTATTTGTTGAACTACCAGAAGTAGGCGATGAAGTAACAGCAAATGAACCTTTTGGAAGTGTGGAATCTGTTAAGACAGTTTCTGAATTATATGCTCCTATCAGCGGAAAAGTTGTTGAAGTTAACGAAGAGCTTAGTGACAATCCGGAATTTGTGAACGAATCTCCTTACGAAAAAGCATGGATGGTTGTTATTGAGCCAAGTGATAAAGCAGATATTGAGGAGCTTATGTCAGCAGAGCAATATGAAGAAATGACAAATGAAGGCTAA